In Magnetospirillum sp. XM-1, a single window of DNA contains:
- a CDS encoding DEAD/DEAH box helicase: MQSCIFPRRSAAGQRHTRQLRTPPVMDLYGYQETGVAFLSGRKGAILGDGMRLGKTPQAIRAAGNLGAERVLVVTTAKARVNWGREWMEWGNFPLPVHVIGSTTQRIPDRDVVVVSYEQVLADGVFNQLSAGRWDVLVMDESHRLKSPDAQITRKVLGKYGLIHKSGHRWALSGTPSPNHPGELWTMLYTNCPDAIRDNGKPMGQDAFERRYCNIVTDRKTGFRRVMGGKNLGELKDRLSGVMLRRTKEEVWPERPRVIWGAPLYVEPDAVSDELRALENSPEGLQLKALLSKDELPEADDAMLATLRRLTGIVKARAVAELVQDELLSGSKNKLVIYGWHRAVLEELHRRLGAYGAVMVYGGTADAQKNIDLFQTDPETRVFIGQIKSVGEAIRLDAADDVIFVEGSWTPGDNHQAADRIWHLSKQVAMSARFVALAGSVDEAVLRVLTRKCRTLSGLYD; encoded by the coding sequence ATGCAGTCCTGCATATTCCCAAGACGTTCTGCCGCAGGGCAACGTCACACGCGTCAACTTCGGACGCCGCCGGTAATGGACCTCTACGGCTATCAGGAAACCGGCGTCGCGTTTTTGTCCGGGCGCAAGGGTGCGATCCTCGGAGACGGAATGCGCTTGGGGAAGACCCCTCAAGCCATTCGCGCCGCCGGGAACCTGGGGGCCGAAAGGGTGCTTGTCGTCACGACGGCGAAGGCGCGGGTGAATTGGGGCCGGGAGTGGATGGAGTGGGGGAACTTTCCCCTGCCCGTCCACGTCATCGGCTCCACCACCCAGCGCATTCCGGACCGCGACGTGGTCGTTGTATCCTACGAGCAGGTGCTGGCTGACGGGGTATTCAACCAGCTATCGGCTGGCCGCTGGGACGTGCTGGTCATGGACGAGAGCCACCGGCTCAAATCCCCGGATGCCCAGATCACCCGCAAGGTGCTGGGGAAGTACGGGCTGATCCATAAGTCGGGGCACCGCTGGGCCCTGTCCGGCACGCCGTCGCCTAACCACCCCGGCGAGCTGTGGACCATGCTCTACACCAACTGCCCGGACGCCATCCGGGACAACGGCAAACCCATGGGCCAGGACGCCTTCGAGCGGCGCTACTGCAACATCGTGACGGACCGCAAGACCGGGTTCCGCCGGGTGATGGGTGGCAAGAACCTGGGCGAACTCAAGGACCGGCTGTCCGGTGTGATGCTGCGGCGGACCAAGGAAGAAGTCTGGCCGGAGCGCCCCCGCGTCATCTGGGGCGCCCCTCTCTATGTGGAGCCCGATGCTGTCTCGGACGAGCTGCGGGCCCTGGAGAACTCTCCGGAGGGCCTCCAGCTCAAGGCGCTGCTGTCCAAGGACGAGCTGCCGGAGGCGGACGACGCCATGCTGGCGACGCTGCGGCGGCTCACCGGCATTGTGAAGGCCCGCGCTGTCGCGGAGCTGGTGCAGGACGAGCTGCTGTCCGGGTCCAAGAACAAGCTGGTCATCTATGGCTGGCACCGGGCCGTGCTAGAGGAGCTGCACCGCCGCCTGGGGGCCTACGGCGCCGTCATGGTCTATGGCGGCACGGCTGACGCCCAGAAGAACATCGACCTGTTCCAGACGGACCCGGAGACGCGGGTCTTCATCGGGCAGATCAAATCGGTGGGCGAGGCGATCCGCCTGGACGCCGCCGACGACGTTATCTTCGTCGAGGGGTCTTGGACCCCCGGCGATAACCATCAGGCTGCGGACCGGATATGGCACCTGTCGAAACAGGTCGCCATGTCCGCCCGGTTCGTGGCCCTGGCCGGGTCCGTGGACGAAGCGGTGCTTCGTGTGCTGACCCGTAAGTGCCGGACTTTGTCCGGTTTGTACGATTAA
- a CDS encoding helix-turn-helix domain-containing protein: MPKSPPRFLSKPAESLDEVEQQLTPEMLSRQDFARRLQRLMKARGWNQAELAKHAFGTITDRRGYETPQGKDSVSGYLAGKRMPGPKKLSLLARALGVEPEELLPNIIASAAENEHLSFSMRELAGHPGRVWVTINRLLPTSTALKIGLLIEEADMAMAASG; the protein is encoded by the coding sequence ATGCCAAAATCTCCTCCCCGCTTTCTATCAAAGCCCGCCGAGAGCCTTGACGAGGTCGAGCAGCAACTGACCCCCGAGATGCTGTCGCGGCAGGATTTCGCCCGCCGGCTCCAACGCCTGATGAAGGCCCGAGGCTGGAACCAAGCCGAGCTGGCCAAGCACGCTTTCGGCACCATCACGGACCGCCGCGGCTACGAGACACCTCAAGGCAAGGACAGCGTCTCCGGCTATTTGGCCGGGAAGCGGATGCCCGGTCCGAAGAAGCTGTCGCTGCTGGCGCGGGCTCTGGGCGTCGAGCCCGAGGAGCTGCTGCCCAACATCATCGCGTCCGCTGCCGAGAACGAGCATCTCTCTTTCTCCATGCGTGAGCTGGCCGGGCACCCTGGCCGGGTATGGGTGACGATCAACCGCCTGCTGCCCACCTCCACCGCCTTGAAGATCGGCCTGCTGATCGAGGAGGCGGACATGGCCATGGCCGCCAGTGGCTGA
- a CDS encoding helix-turn-helix domain-containing protein: MADELLTQDEVAGILRCSSDHVYRLRRSGLLPYLPGRPVKILRSDLEEFIRCQRSTQAPSSGSTARAFGKSLGQKAGAANAQALGRRIALSRSRCSPAS, encoded by the coding sequence GTGGCTGACGAGCTGCTGACCCAGGACGAGGTCGCGGGCATTCTTCGGTGCTCCAGCGACCACGTCTACCGCCTGCGGCGGTCCGGACTGCTCCCGTACCTCCCAGGCCGCCCCGTCAAAATCCTTCGCTCCGACCTTGAGGAGTTCATTCGATGCCAAAGATCAACACAGGCCCCAAGCTCCGGCTCAACAGCGCGGGCGTTTGGGAAATCACTTGGACAGAAAGCGGGCGCAGCAAACGCGCAAGCACTCGGACGAAGGATCGCGCTGTCGCGCTCCAGGTGCTCTCCGGCTTCTTGA
- a CDS encoding site-specific integrase, translated as MKAAINHAIKHRRLASTDAPIIELPAKAPPRDKWLDEEQEADLLAKLEALTAREGRVNRVHLFTAIALNTASRKRAIETLRWAKVDLDARLIDFRDATIQKTKKRRVPVPISDRLLPLLVRARQENPDGEFVLGNTSFISHAFEAAMKKLGYPWVTPHVLRHTWGTLAARAGKDMFEIAGVMGDNVTTVQANYLHHHSDHLRSAVERGKIRA; from the coding sequence ATGAAGGCAGCCATCAACCACGCCATCAAGCACCGGCGCCTTGCCTCCACGGACGCGCCGATCATCGAGCTGCCGGCCAAGGCCCCGCCGAGGGACAAGTGGTTGGACGAGGAGCAGGAGGCAGACCTGCTGGCCAAGCTGGAGGCCCTGACGGCGCGAGAGGGCCGGGTGAACCGGGTCCACCTCTTCACCGCCATCGCCCTCAACACCGCGTCGCGCAAACGCGCCATTGAGACGCTGCGCTGGGCGAAGGTGGACCTGGACGCCCGGCTGATCGACTTCCGCGACGCCACGATCCAGAAGACCAAGAAGCGCCGGGTGCCGGTGCCCATTTCGGACCGTCTGCTGCCGCTGCTGGTGCGCGCCCGCCAGGAGAACCCCGACGGCGAGTTCGTCCTGGGGAATACCTCCTTCATCTCCCATGCCTTCGAGGCGGCCATGAAGAAGCTGGGCTACCCCTGGGTGACGCCCCACGTCCTCCGGCATACCTGGGGGACGCTGGCCGCCCGTGCCGGCAAGGATATGTTTGAGATCGCCGGCGTGATGGGCGACAACGTGACCACCGTCCAGGCCAACTACCTGCACCACCACTCGGACCATCTCCGCAGTGCTGTTGAACGGGGCAAAATCCGGGCGTAA
- a CDS encoding enoyl-CoA hydratase, with protein MSEVEPILIRQDKAGVATLTLNRPAARNALSVALMTELERALDAIAADPSVKVVVLAANGPAFCAGHDLKEMRSLTTAQQVSAVFDLCSRVMKGIVRLPQPVIARVHAMATAAGCQLVASCDLAYAAHTAKFATPGVNIGLFCSTPMVALSRAVGRKQAMEMLLSGVPVDAATAEGWGLVNRAVAPEALDGAVAEMAGLIAAKSSYTVKVGKEAFYRQLEMGLDDAYAHASRVMTENMLAQDAAEGIDAFLDKRPPVWRGC; from the coding sequence ATGTCCGAGGTCGAACCCATTCTGATCCGCCAAGACAAGGCAGGCGTCGCCACCCTGACGCTCAACCGCCCGGCGGCCCGCAATGCCCTGTCGGTGGCCCTGATGACGGAACTGGAACGGGCGCTGGACGCCATCGCCGCCGATCCGTCGGTCAAGGTGGTGGTGCTGGCCGCCAACGGTCCGGCCTTCTGCGCCGGGCACGATCTCAAGGAGATGCGCTCGCTCACCACGGCCCAGCAGGTGTCGGCGGTGTTCGACCTGTGCTCTCGGGTGATGAAGGGCATCGTGCGGCTGCCCCAGCCGGTGATCGCCAGGGTCCACGCCATGGCCACGGCGGCCGGCTGCCAGCTGGTGGCCAGCTGCGATCTGGCCTATGCGGCCCATACGGCGAAGTTCGCCACGCCGGGGGTCAATATCGGGCTGTTCTGCTCGACGCCCATGGTGGCGCTGTCGCGCGCCGTGGGGCGCAAGCAGGCCATGGAGATGCTGCTGTCGGGCGTGCCGGTGGACGCCGCCACGGCGGAAGGCTGGGGACTGGTCAACCGCGCCGTGGCGCCCGAGGCGCTGGACGGCGCCGTGGCCGAGATGGCGGGGCTGATCGCCGCCAAGTCCTCCTACACCGTCAAGGTGGGCAAGGAGGCGTTCTACCGCCAGCTGGAGATGGGCCTGGACGACGCCTACGCCCATGCGTCGAGGGTGATGACCGAGAACATGCTGGCCCAGGACGCCGCCGAGGGCATCGACGCCTTCCTGGACAAGCGCCCGCCGGTGTGGCGCGGCTGTTAG